The genomic stretch GGACGGGAACTGGGTGGGAGAGCTGGCCCGGGCCACGGGGGAGGCCACCTGGGTCATGCTCCAGCCCGCGCTGGACGACCGGGACTGGCTGCTGCAATGGGTTCCCGAGGAGCGGCTCGTCTCCGGGATGATTCCCTTCCTCAGCTACCACGCGCCGCTGAAGCCCGGAGACCCGGTGGGACCCGGCACGGCCTTCTGGATGCCCCCCATGGCGCGCGGCCTGTTCAGCGGGCCCGAGGAGCGGCTCCAGGGAGTCCTCCGGGGACTGCGCGCCGGTGGGTACCCGGCCAGCCGCAGCGGGGACGTGACCCGGGCCGCGGCGATTCCCACCGCGGTGCTGACCGTCTTCATCAATGAGTTGGAATCCGCGGGATGGCGCTTCGACCGGTTCCTCGAGCCGGAGCACCTGGAGCGGCTCCAGGGGGCCGTGCGGGAGGCGGTCCAGATCGCGGCCCGGCACACACGGACGAGCGCATCCTCCGTGCTCCCGCTCCTCCGGCCGGCCTTCTTCAGGGTGCTGCTCGCCGTCGCCTCCCGGGTGGCGCCCATCGACCTGGAGACCTACCTGCGGGTCCACTTCACCAAGGTCGGAGCCCAGACCCGCCAGATGATGCGGACCTACATCGACCTGGGAAGGACGCAAGAGCAACCGGTCCAGGCGCTTCAGGCCTCGGTCCTCAGTACTTCATGCCGGGGATGAGGCCGCCGGCCGTCCACCCGCGGCCATGGGCGCTGAAGATGCCCACGCCGTACTTGGAGCCCTTGGCCTCGATGGTGCGCCCATCGCCCAGGCTGATGGCGACGTGGCCCGGCCGGAACAGCAGCGCGCCCTTGGTGCGCAGCGCCTGCTCGACGGAGATTCCCTTGCCCGCGCGCTGGATGTGCGGCAGCTGGTTCATCGTCCCGTCGGGGATGGAGACGCCCACCTGGTGCGCCGCCCACTGCACCAGCTCCGAGCAGTCGAAGGCCTTGGGGTTGGGATCGTTCAGGTTGGTCTCGGCGCCGAAGATGTAGCGGTCACCGTTCTGCGCGAGCGCCTTCTGCACGAACGCATCGGCCGTGCCGCGCCCGCCCGGGCTCGGCGTCGGACCCGGGGTCGGAGCCGGACCACCGGCGCCCTTCAGCCGGCCCCACGTCTGGGGACCGACGATGCCGTCCGCCGCGATGCCCTGGGAGCGCTGGAAGGACAGCACCGCCGCCTTCGTCTTGGGACCGAAGACACCATCCGCCGCGCCGGGGTTGAAACCCTTGCTCTTGAGCAGGGTCTGGAGCTCGCGCACCGCGGGGCCGCGGGAGCCCTCCCGTACGGTGGGCATCGCGGTCCGGGCAGAAGCAGTCAACGCCGTCGTGCGGCTCGAGGAGATGGGGGCGACCATGGCAACGAACCTCGTGAAGGAAGAAACCGTCACAGGGGT from Archangium lipolyticum encodes the following:
- a CDS encoding ketopantoate reductase family protein — protein: MSGAPRVLLVGAGAVGQVFGKYLQAAGCELAFLVKEKYAEEARRGYPLYELGLFSRSPRPVLFSGFGVRVSAREVAAERWDQVWLCVSSTALRDGNWVGELARATGEATWVMLQPALDDRDWLLQWVPEERLVSGMIPFLSYHAPLKPGDPVGPGTAFWMPPMARGLFSGPEERLQGVLRGLRAGGYPASRSGDVTRAAAIPTAVLTVFINELESAGWRFDRFLEPEHLERLQGAVREAVQIAARHTRTSASSVLPLLRPAFFRVLLAVASRVAPIDLETYLRVHFTKVGAQTRQMMRTYIDLGRTQEQPVQALQASVLSTSCRG
- a CDS encoding peptidoglycan-binding protein; translation: MVAPISSSRTTALTASARTAMPTVREGSRGPAVRELQTLLKSKGFNPGAADGVFGPKTKAAVLSFQRSQGIAADGIVGPQTWGRLKGAGGPAPTPGPTPSPGGRGTADAFVQKALAQNGDRYIFGAETNLNDPNPKAFDCSELVQWAAHQVGVSIPDGTMNQLPHIQRAGKGISVEQALRTKGALLFRPGHVAISLGDGRTIEAKGSKYGVGIFSAHGRGWTAGGLIPGMKY